Proteins encoded together in one Planctopirus ephydatiae window:
- a CDS encoding ABC transporter ATP-binding protein: MSLILNQIRKAYVTPTGAEQVILDIPAFSLDQGEQVALVGTSGSGKTTLLNVAAGITTPDSGTVTVGGVEITRMLEPVRDRFRSERIGYVFQTFNLLGAFTALENVLLGMSFSSQPANRHLAIELLGRVGLGDRLHYRPSQLSVGQQQRVSVARALAKTPRLLLADEPTANVDGPNQQAILELMQTTCRENNVTLLLVTHTSEVASQFSRVERLANFNQAATSTSTPYSMGVN; the protein is encoded by the coding sequence ATGTCGCTGATTCTCAATCAGATTCGCAAGGCGTACGTCACGCCCACAGGTGCCGAGCAAGTGATCCTCGACATTCCGGCTTTTTCGCTGGATCAGGGAGAACAGGTGGCACTGGTCGGGACAAGTGGCAGTGGCAAGACAACTCTGCTGAATGTTGCTGCCGGCATTACGACACCCGATTCAGGGACGGTCACTGTCGGTGGGGTTGAGATTACCCGGATGCTCGAACCGGTCCGGGATCGTTTTCGATCTGAACGGATTGGCTATGTCTTCCAGACCTTTAATCTGTTGGGAGCCTTTACAGCACTCGAAAATGTGCTGCTGGGAATGAGTTTTTCCTCCCAGCCTGCCAATCGTCATCTGGCGATCGAGTTACTGGGGAGAGTCGGGCTGGGAGATCGTCTGCATTACCGGCCATCGCAGCTTTCTGTGGGTCAGCAGCAGCGGGTTTCAGTGGCTCGTGCATTGGCAAAAACGCCGCGACTGTTACTGGCGGACGAACCGACAGCCAATGTCGACGGGCCCAATCAGCAGGCCATTCTGGAACTGATGCAAACCACTTGCCGCGAAAACAATGTCACTTTGCTGCTGGTGACACATACGTCAGAAGTTGCCAGCCAGTTCAGCCGCGTCGAACGACTTGCCAATTTCAATCAGGCCGCAACTTCGACATCGACACCGTACAGCATGGGAGTCAACTGA